The window GCCTGCTGGCTCGCCGTCGCTCGGCGAATTGGTCGCCCAGGGCAAATCCAACCTGCAAGCCCCCTGGCTGGGCATCAGCGCGTTCGCGGTATTGGCCGTGATGCTCAGTTTGCTGGTGTTTATCGGTGAATCCGCCCGCGATGCTTTCGACCCAAGGAAATGACATGAACCAGGACAATCTGATCGAGATCCGCGATCTGGCCGTCGAGTTCGTCTCCGGCGAAGGCTGCCAGCGAGTGGTGGAAAACATCAGCTTCGATATTCGTCGCGGGGAGACCCTGGCGCTGGTGGGCGAAAGCGGCTCGGGTAAATCCGTCACAGCGCACTCGATCCTGCGCCTGCTGCCCTACCCGTTGGCGCGCCATCCCAGTGGCACGATCCACTATGCCGGGCAGGATCTGCTGACCCTGAGCGAGAAAAAACTGCAGGGCATCCGAGGCAATCGCATCGCGATGATCTTTCAGGAGCCGATGACCTCCTTGAACCCGCTGCAGTCGATTGAAAAACAGATCAACGAAGTGCTCGGCCTGCACAAAGGCCTGACCGGCAAAGACGCCACACGCCGCACGCTGGAGCTGCTGGACCTGGTAGGCATCCCCGAACCTGGCAAACGCCTCAAAGCCCTGCCACATGAGCTCTCAGGCGGCCAGCGCCAGCGGGTGATGATTGCCATGGCCCTGGCTAACGAGCCGGAGCTGTTGATCGCTGACGAACCGACCACCGCACTGGACGTCACCGTGCAGCTGAAAATCCTCGAATTGCTCAAGGATTTGCAGGCCCGGCTGGGCATGGCGTTGCTGTTGATCAGCCATGATTTGAACGTTGTGAAGCAAATAGCCAACCGCGTATGTGTCATGCAGCGCGGTTGCATCGTCGAACAAGCGTCTTGTGACGAACTGTTTCGTTCGCCGCAGCATCCGTACACCAGAGTTCTGCTGGGTGCAGAGCCTAGCGGTGGGCCTTCGCCCAATGCTGCGGGCGCGCCGCTGCTGGAAGTGGACGATCTGCGGGTCTGGTTTCCGATCAAGAAAGGGTTGTTCAAAAAGACCGTCGATCACGTCAAAGCCGTGGACGGCATCCACTTCAGTCTGCCCAAGGGCCAGACGCTGGGGATTGTCGGCGAAAGCGGCTCGGGTAAATCGACATTGGGTCTGGCGATCCTTAGGCTGATTGGTAGCCAGGGGGCCATACGTTTCCAGGGTGAAACGCTAGACTGCCTGTCTCAGCAGCAGATTCGTCCGCTGCGACGGCAGATGCAGGTGGTATTCCAGGACCCGTTTGGCAGCCTCAGCCCGCGGATGTCGGTGAGTGAAATCGTGGGTGAAGGCCTGCGCATTCATCGCATGGGCACGGCACACGAGCAGGAAATGGCGATTATCGAAGCACTCCGAGAGGTAGGACTGGATCCGGAAACCCGGCACCGCTACCCTCACGAGTTCTCCGGCGGGCAACGGCAGCGAATCGCCATTGCCCGGGCGCTGGTATTGAAACCGGCGCTGATTCTACTGGACGAGCCGACTTCGGCCCTCGACCGGACAGTTCAGCGCCAGGTAGTGGAGCTGCTGCGGTCACTGCAAACCAAGTACAACCTGACGTATTTGTTCATCAGCCATGACCTGGCTGTCGTCAAGGCGCTGAGCCACCAGCTGATGGTGGTCAAGCAAGGCCAAGTGGTCGAACAGGGTGACGCGCAAGCCATTTTTGCCGCACCGCAACATCCTTATACACAGCAGCTGCTGGAAGCCGCCTTTTTGGCACCAGTGGCTGTCGATTAACCTGAAGAGGAACAACACATGGGTTTTCTCGCCGGTAAGCGCGTCCTGATCGTCGGTGTCGCTAGCAAACTGTCCATCGCATCCGGTATTGCTGCCGCCATGCATCGCGAAGGTGCAGAGCTTGCTTTCACCTATCAGAACGACAAACTCAAAGGTCGCGTCGAAGAATTCGCCGCTGGCTGGGGCTCGGGCCCTGAGCTGTGCTTCCCTTGTGACGTGGCAAGCGACGAAGAAATCGCCAAGGTCTTCGAAGACCTGAGCAAGAAGTGGGACGGCCTGGACGTGATCGTTCACTCCGTCGGCTTCGCGCCGGGCGACCAACTGGATGGCGATTTCACCGACGCCACCACCCGCGAAGGTTTCCGCATCGCTCACGACATCAGCGCCTACAGCTTCGTGGCCCTGGCCAAGGCTGGCCGCCCGATGATGAAAGGCCGCAATGGCAGCCTGCTGACTCTGTCGTACCTGGGCGCCGAGCGCACCATGCCTAACTACAACGTGATGGGCATGGCCAAGGCCAGTCTGGAAGCGGGCGTACGTTATCTGGCTGGCAGCCTTGGCCCGGAAGGCACTCGCGTGAATGCTGTATCGGCTGGCCCGATCCGCACTCTCGCCGCTTCCGGTATCAAGAACTTCCGCAAGATGCTGGCCGCGAACGAAGCGCAGACTCCACTGCGTCGTAACGTGACCATTGATGAAGTCGGCAATGCCGGCGCGTTCCTGTGCTCGGACCTGGCGTCTGGTATCAGTGGCGAAATCATGTACGTGGATGGTGGTTTCAACACGACTGCGATGGGTAACCTCGAAGAGTAATCTTCAGAGCGGTATCGGGAGCCCGTGAATCGAGAGATTTGCGGGCTTTTTTGTGGCCACGAGGAAAGCGCCTGTCCGAGAGATGCGAGTACATATCCATTTCTGCGGTAACGGCCGCTATGGGTTGCGCCCTTACGGCGCCTCACTTTTGAAGCCCAAAAGTGAGCAAAAGGCTCTTGCCCCACCACTCGGTCCCTCGCCTAGGCTCGGCATGCCCGTAATTCGACATTGATGCGTGGGGCCGCCGCAAAGGGCCATCCCTGGCCCAGTGCGGCTAAACCGGCATCCCTGCCGGTTTACCCCACGCCTCAACATCGAATTCCGGCCAGCGTGGTTTAACGGGGCGCCCAAGATCAAAATCAAATGCGCGCGAGGCGGCCTGATAGCCGACCTGTGAGCGAACCGAGTTCAACTGTGAAAGCGCAGTTGTTGGCTATTACGTTGGTAAATGAAAAGATCACGTTACGTCTAGGGCTGTGCCAGAACGCGATAGTGCAGACGCCACAAATTGCGACTTGTGGCAGGCCGAGCGCAGGTATTGCGTAGTGGGGAGCCCGGCATGGATGCCGGGCTAGCCGCACCGGGCCATGGATGGCCCATTGCGGCGTCCCCACGGAGCAATGCCGGAGCAAGGGAAGTCTGAGCTCAGCGAAGACCCGGACAAAGGAGCGAGACCTTTTGGTTACTTTTGGGGCGTTTGCCAAAAGTGACCCGCTGTAAGAGCGGAACCATAATTCCAGCACACACCAATAATGGATATGTACTCAGCCCCCGAAGGACGAAACTCAAGCCTTTCTTGGCGTTCGAAAAAAGTGACCCGCTGTAAGAGCGAAACCATAATCCCAGCACACGCCAACAACGGATATGTACCCCGACCAGCTTTTCCCTTCACAAAAAAAGACCGCTCAATGAGCGGCCTTCTTTTTACTACCCGATCAAACCATCAAAACCGTTCGATCTTCGCTTTGCTTTCCAGCTGCGCACGGTAAGCAGCGAAATCCTGCTGGCCTTCACGTGAAGCGAGGAAGCGGCGGTACTGCGCCTTCTCGGCATCCGTCGGTGCTGCCGCCTGATTCACGCCATTGAGGCGCACAATCACGAAGCTGCCATCTGCCAGCGAAAGGCTGGTGAACTCCGGCTTGTCCTTGCCTTCAGGCTTGGGCATGCGGAACAGCGCTTGCAGCACAGCAGGATCTACACCTTCCTGACCGCGGGTGACCGCTTCCATGACGTTCCAGCTATGACCATCCTGCTTGGCAGCCAGAGGGATCTTGCCATCACGCAAGCCCGCCAACAGTGCTTCGCCTTTGGCCTTGACTGCAGCAGCAGCGTGGTCCTTGACCAGCTTGGCGCGGATAGCTGTAGAAACAGCTTCCAGCGGCAGCTGCTCAGGCATGCGGTGCTCTTTGGAGCGCACCACGACGACGGTCTCTGGGTCCAGCTCCAGCGCATTACTGTTGGAGCCCTCTTCCAGCACTTCCGGGCTGAAAGCCGCCTGAATCACGGCACGATTAGCTGTCAGGCCTTCGCCGCCTTCACGGCCGAACGGGGCGCTGGTCTGTACTTTCAGGCCAAGGTCCTGAGCGGGCTGAGCCAGGTCGGACGCTTCGAACGCGGAGTCTTCGAGCTGCTTGGTAGCCTCGACAAAACGCTGCTCAACCTGCTGGGACTTCGCGTCGTTGGTCAGTTTGTCTTTCAGGCTGGCAAAGGTCGGCACCGACGGCGCTTCCACGCCCAGCAACTTGATCAGGTGCCAGCCGAAGTCGCTGCGTACCGGAGCGGAAACCTGGTCTTTGTTCAGCGCATACAGCGCGTCTTCAAAGGCCGGATCGTAGACGCCCTTGCCTGCATAGCCCAGGTCACCGCCCTTGGACGCCGAACCCGGATCCTGGGAGAACTCTTTGGCCAGCGCAGCGAAGTCTTCACCCTTGGCCAGACGCTGTTGAATTTCTTCAATCTTCGCCTTGGCCTGCTCGTCGGTCATCTTGTCGTTCACATCGATCAGGATGTGCGCGCCACGGCGCTGTTCGGCAAGATTAGCGATTTCCTTCTGGTAAGCCGCCTGCAGATCCTCATCCTTGACCTGCACCTTGTCGAAGAAAGAAGATTTCTTCAGTTCGATGTAATCCAGGACCACCTGCTCAGGGCTCATGAACTCTTTGGCGTGTTCATCGTAGTGAGCCTTGATTTCGTCCTCAGTCACCTTGACCGCGGAGGCATCGGCGTTGAGGGTCAGCGAAGCGAAATCGCGGGTCTGTTTTTCCAGACGGGCAAAGGCTTCAACCTGGGCATCGGTGACAAAGGCACTGCCTGCCACGCCCGCGCGAACCTGACCGATCAACATTTCCTGAGCCAGCATCTGGCGGAATTGCAGACGGGTGAAGCCCAGTTGACGAATAACCTGATCAAAGCGGTCGGCGTTGAATTTGCCGTCGACCTGGAATTCAGGCGTCTGCAGAATCTGCTGATCCAGCGAAGCTTCGGAGAAGGTGAACTTCGCATCGCTGGCGCCCTGAAGTAGCAGCTTGCGATCGACCAGACCTTTCAAGGCCGAGTCCCGCAGCATTTTTTCATCCAGCAAGGCAGGATCGAAATCCTTGCCCAGTTGCTGCATCAGCTGGCGACGTTGCATGTCGACCGCTTGAGTCAGCTCGTTGCGGGTGATTTCCTCACCGTTGACCTTGGCAGCGTCCTGGCTGGTGCTTGTGGCCGTGAAAAGCGCGTCGATACCCGTCAAAGCCATCAATGCAATGATGATTCCGATGATTGTCTTGGCAATCCAGCCTTGTGAATTGTCCCTGATGTTTTGCAGCATGCGTCCCCCAAAACGGTTGTACTGACTAACCAACCGCGGAGCGTGGGTAGAAAGCGGATAGAAGAAAGGCGCATCCGAGGATGCGCCTTCTCGTAACTGGCGAAGCGGACGGGGGCTGGTAACCGCGACCCCGGTGTGTCAGGCCGGATGACCGACCGCACGACCGCTGCGCTTGCCGACACAGGATGAATCCTGTTCGGTTGGGCAAAGGCTTTGAGAACTTAGTTGACAGCTTCTTTCAGGGCTTTACCGGCTTTGAAGCCTGGTTTTTTAGCAGCAGCGATTTCAAGCGTCTTGCCCGTTTGAGGGTTACGACCGATACGCGCTGGGCGATCAGTGACGGAGAAGGTACCGAAACCAACCAGTACAACCGAGTCGCCAGCCTTAAGAGCGCCAGTGACGGATTCGATTACTGCGTCCAGCGCACGGCCAGCAGCAGCTTTCGGGATATCAGCGGATGCGGCGATAGCATCAATCAGTTCCGACTTGTTCACTCTAAGTCCCCTTATGTCTATATTGAGTATGTTTCTAAGTTTTTTTGGTGTGGCAAAAACAAGCGCTGAATGGCCTGCAGACGCTTAGAAGAGCCGCTTTATAACAAGGGCTCTAAAAAGCTGTCAAGGCAGGCACTCCAGACTAATGCGTGCTAATTCTTTCCTTAGAGTCAGACTCGCGTTTTTCGTCCTTCGCAACCATCTCGGGCGCGACATCCGGCAGCGGCTCCGGCGCGTATTGCAGCGCAATTTGCAGGACTTCGTCAATCCATTTAACGGGCTTGATCTGCAGGTCGGCCTTGATGTTGTCAGGAATCTCTTTCAAATCGCGAACGTTTTCTTCCGGAATGATCACCGTCTTGATGCCACCACGGTGTGCCGCGAGCAGTTTTTCCTTTAAGCCGCCAATCGCCAGAACCTGGCCGCGCAGGGTGATTTCACCCGTCATGGCCACATCAGCACGCACCGGAATCTGTGTCAGGGCTGAAACAAGGGCCGTGCACATGCCTACGCCTGCGCTAGGGCCATCTTTAGGGGTCGCCCCCTCGGGCATGTGGATGTGCGTGTCACGCTTCTCGTGGAAGTCCAGGGGGATCCCCAGGCTTTTCGCGCGGCTGCGCACCACGGTCAACGCGGCAGTGATGGATTCGACCATCACATCCCCCAGGGAACCGGTCTTGATCAGTTGCCCTTTACCCGGCACGACCGCCGCTTCGATGGTCAGCAACTCGCCACCCACCTGAGTCCACGCCAGGCCGGTAACCTGCCCGATCTGATCCTGCTGTTCGGCCAGGCCGTAGCGGAATTTGCGTACGCCCAGGAAGTGCTCGAGCATTTCAGCGCTGACACGAATTGCAAAACGTTTTTCGTGCGCATGCTCCTTCACCGCCTTGCGGCAGACCTTGGCAATCTGCCGCTCAAGGCTACGCACACCTGCTTCACGGGTGTAATAACGCACGATGTCGCGAATCGCTTCTTCGTCGAATTCCACTTCGCCCTTCTTCAGGCCGTTGGCTTGAAGCTGCTTGGGCGTGAGGTATTTGACGGCGATGTTGATCTTTTCGTCTTCGGTGTAGCCCGGCAAACGGATGACTTCCATCCGGTCGAGCAGCGCCGCCGGGATGTTCATCGAGTTGGCGGTGCACAAGAACATGACGTCGGATAGGTCGTAGTCGACTTCCAGGTAATGGTCGTTGAAGTTGTGGTTCTGTTCCGGGTCCAGCACCTCAAGCAGTGCCGACGCCGGGTCGCCACGCATGTCGCTGCCCATCTTGTCGATTTCGTCGAGCAGGAACAGCGGGTTGCGTACGCCCACTTTGGTCATCTTTTGAATCAATCGGCCCGGCATCGAACCGATGTAGGTGCGGCGATGGCCACGAATTTCCGCTTCGTCGCGCACGCCACCCAAGGCCATACGCACGAATTTGCGGTTGGTCGCGCTAGCGATCGACTCAGCCAGGGAGGTTTTACCCACACCAGGCGGGCCGACCAGACACAGAACCGGACCACGAATTTTCTTCACGCGCTTTTGCACGGCGAGGTATTCAAGGATGCGCTCTTTGACTTCCTCAAGACCGTAGTGATCAGCGTCGAGGATGTCCTCAGCACGGGCCAGGTCCAGGCGAACCTTGCTTTGCGCCTTCCACGGCACCTGAACCAGCCAGTCGATGTAGGTACGCACCACGGTCGCTTCAGCGGACATCGGCGACATCTGCTTGAGCTTGTTCAGCTCCGCATTCGCCTTGGTCAATGCGTCTTTAGGCAGGCCAGCGGCATCGATGCGCTTTTTCAGTTCTTCGATTTCGTTATGGCCTTCCTCGCTGTCGCCGAGTTCTTTCTGAATGGCCTTCATCTGCTCATTCAGGTAGTACTCGCGCTGACTGCGTTCCATCTGCTTTTTGACCCGGCCACGGATGCGCTTCTCAACCTGCAACAGGTCGATCTCTGCATCCAGCAAGGCGAGCACATGCTCAACCCGTGCGGACAGGTCAATAATCTCGAGGATTTCCTGCTTCTGCTCGATCTTGAGCGCCATGTGCGCGGCCATAGTGTCTACCAGACGGCCAGGCTCATCGATGCTATTGAGAGAGGACAGGACTTCAGCAGGCACTTTTTTGCCCAGCTGGACGTATTGCTCGAACTGAGCCAGCAGGCTGCGCACGAACACTTCGGATTCACGATCAGGCGCATCGACTTCGTCGATCAGCGCGACCTCTGCCCGGCAGTGGCCATCGATTTCGATAAAGCGTTCGACAGAGCCACGCTGTTCACCTTCCACCAGCACCTTGACGGTGCCGTCGGGCAATTTGAGCAGCTGCAACACGGTTGCAATAGTGCCGACGTTATAAAGAGCGTCTTCACCGGGATCATCATCTGCAGGATTTCTTTGCGCGAGCAACAGGATCTGTTTGTCGCCTGTCATCGCTGCCTCAAGGGCTTCGATAGACTTCTCGCGCCCCACGAACAGCGGGATAACCATGTGCGGATAAACCACTACATCGCGCAATGGCAAGAGAGGCAATTCAATGGTCGTTTTCATGATTTCGCCTCTACGGCGGCCATGTGGCCGTGGACAGGAATGAGCTTGAATTCAAGATGGGGGTAGTTCCCCGAAAAAACAAGCCTTGAGGCAGGAAATGCAAAAGGGGCCCGAAGGCCCCTTTTCTATTCATGCAGCTATTCGCGCAGCATTTACACACGTCGCACTGTCGCTTACGCGTCAGGTGCGGCTTTTGCTGGCGGCTCACTGTTTTCATAGATCAACAGCGGCTTGGACGTACCTTCGATCACGCTTTCGTCGATCACCACCTTGCTCACTTCAGACTGCGAAGGGATTTCGTACATGGTGTCGAGCAGAACGCCTTCGAGAATGGAACGCAACCCACGGGCACCGGTTTTGCGCTCGAGCGCGCGGCGGGCCACGGATTTCAATGCGTCGGTACGGAACTCAAGGTCCACACCTTCCATTTCGAACAGCTTGGCATATTGCTTGGTCAACGCGTTTTTCGGCTCGGTGAGGATCTGCATCAATGCAGCCTCATCCAGCTCGTCCAACGTTGCCAGAACCGGCAAACGACCCACGAATTCCGGGATCAAACCAAACTTGACCAGATCGTCAGGCTCGACTTCACGCAGGGACTCACCGACCTTCTT of the Paucimonas lemoignei genome contains:
- the gsiA_15 gene encoding ABC transporter, which produces MNQDNLIEIRDLAVEFVSGEGCQRVVENISFDIRRGETLALVGESGSGKSVTAHSILRLLPYPLARHPSGTIHYAGQDLLTLSEKKLQGIRGNRIAMIFQEPMTSLNPLQSIEKQINEVLGLHKGLTGKDATRRTLELLDLVGIPEPGKRLKALPHELSGGQRQRVMIAMALANEPELLIADEPTTALDVTVQLKILELLKDLQARLGMALLLISHDLNVVKQIANRVCVMQRGCIVEQASCDELFRSPQHPYTRVLLGAEPSGGPSPNAAGAPLLEVDDLRVWFPIKKGLFKKTVDHVKAVDGIHFSLPKGQTLGIVGESGSGKSTLGLAILRLIGSQGAIRFQGETLDCLSQQQIRPLRRQMQVVFQDPFGSLSPRMSVSEIVGEGLRIHRMGTAHEQEMAIIEALREVGLDPETRHRYPHEFSGGQRQRIAIARALVLKPALILLDEPTSALDRTVQRQVVELLRSLQTKYNLTYLFISHDLAVVKALSHQLMVVKQGQVVEQGDAQAIFAAPQHPYTQQLLEAAFLAPVAVD
- the fabI gene encoding putative oxidoreductase, translated to MGFLAGKRVLIVGVASKLSIASGIAAAMHREGAELAFTYQNDKLKGRVEEFAAGWGSGPELCFPCDVASDEEIAKVFEDLSKKWDGLDVIVHSVGFAPGDQLDGDFTDATTREGFRIAHDISAYSFVALAKAGRPMMKGRNGSLLTLSYLGAERTMPNYNVMGMAKASLEAGVRYLAGSLGPEGTRVNAVSAGPIRTLAASGIKNFRKMLAANEAQTPLRRNVTIDEVGNAGAFLCSDLASGISGEIMYVDGGFNTTAMGNLEE
- the ppiD gene encoding PpiC-type peptidyl-prolyl cis-trans isomerase produces the protein MLQNIRDNSQGWIAKTIIGIIIALMALTGIDALFTATSTSQDAAKVNGEEITRNELTQAVDMQRRQLMQQLGKDFDPALLDEKMLRDSALKGLVDRKLLLQGASDAKFTFSEASLDQQILQTPEFQVDGKFNADRFDQVIRQLGFTRLQFRQMLAQEMLIGQVRAGVAGSAFVTDAQVEAFARLEKQTRDFASLTLNADASAVKVTEDEIKAHYDEHAKEFMSPEQVVLDYIELKKSSFFDKVQVKDEDLQAAYQKEIANLAEQRRGAHILIDVNDKMTDEQAKAKIEEIQQRLAKGEDFAALAKEFSQDPGSASKGGDLGYAGKGVYDPAFEDALYALNKDQVSAPVRSDFGWHLIKLLGVEAPSVPTFASLKDKLTNDAKSQQVEQRFVEATKQLEDSAFEASDLAQPAQDLGLKVQTSAPFGREGGEGLTANRAVIQAAFSPEVLEEGSNSNALELDPETVVVVRSKEHRMPEQLPLEAVSTAIRAKLVKDHAAAAVKAKGEALLAGLRDGKIPLAAKQDGHSWNVMEAVTRGQEGVDPAVLQALFRMPKPEGKDKPEFTSLSLADGSFVIVRLNGVNQAAAPTDAEKAQYRRFLASREGQQDFAAYRAQLESKAKIERF
- the lon gene encoding endopeptidase La — its product is MKTTIELPLLPLRDVVVYPHMVIPLFVGREKSIEALEAAMTGDKQILLLAQRNPADDDPGEDALYNVGTIATVLQLLKLPDGTVKVLVEGEQRGSVERFIEIDGHCRAEVALIDEVDAPDRESEVFVRSLLAQFEQYVQLGKKVPAEVLSSLNSIDEPGRLVDTMAAHMALKIEQKQEILEIIDLSARVEHVLALLDAEIDLLQVEKRIRGRVKKQMERSQREYYLNEQMKAIQKELGDSEEGHNEIEELKKRIDAAGLPKDALTKANAELNKLKQMSPMSAEATVVRTYIDWLVQVPWKAQSKVRLDLARAEDILDADHYGLEEVKERILEYLAVQKRVKKIRGPVLCLVGPPGVGKTSLAESIASATNRKFVRMALGGVRDEAEIRGHRRTYIGSMPGRLIQKMTKVGVRNPLFLLDEIDKMGSDMRGDPASALLEVLDPEQNHNFNDHYLEVDYDLSDVMFLCTANSMNIPAALLDRMEVIRLPGYTEDEKINIAVKYLTPKQLQANGLKKGEVEFDEEAIRDIVRYYTREAGVRSLERQIAKVCRKAVKEHAHEKRFAIRVSAEMLEHFLGVRKFRYGLAEQQDQIGQVTGLAWTQVGGELLTIEAAVVPGKGQLIKTGSLGDVMVESITAALTVVRSRAKSLGIPLDFHEKRDTHIHMPEGATPKDGPSAGVGMCTALVSALTQIPVRADVAMTGEITLRGQVLAIGGLKEKLLAAHRGGIKTVIIPEENVRDLKEIPDNIKADLQIKPVKWIDEVLQIALQYAPEPLPDVAPEMVAKDEKRESDSKERISTH